In a genomic window of Roseiflexus castenholzii DSM 13941:
- a CDS encoding HAD family hydrolase — protein sequence MIDTIAFDADDTLWHNEHLYSLTQEKFKRLLAPFQDAATIERRLYATEMRNLAFFGYGIKGFTLSMIETAIDLTEGRVGAHEIRQIIDFARDMVRAPVELLPGVRETIASLSASYRLMVITKGDLFDQESKIARSGIADYFQHIEIVSEKTPETYAAVMRRYHIEPPRFLMVGNSLKSDILPVVAVGGNAVYIPYHLTWEHERVTDEGVNAGGYVTVSRISELPAWLARLSAI from the coding sequence ATGATCGATACCATCGCATTTGACGCCGACGATACGCTCTGGCACAACGAACACCTCTATTCGCTCACGCAGGAGAAATTCAAACGCCTGCTTGCGCCTTTTCAGGATGCCGCAACAATCGAGCGACGATTGTATGCAACCGAGATGCGCAACCTAGCGTTCTTTGGCTATGGAATCAAAGGGTTTACCCTGTCGATGATCGAAACCGCAATTGATCTCACCGAGGGGCGAGTCGGAGCGCATGAGATTCGCCAGATCATCGACTTTGCCCGCGATATGGTGCGCGCGCCGGTCGAGTTGCTGCCGGGGGTGCGTGAAACGATTGCGTCACTCAGCGCCTCATACCGACTGATGGTGATTACCAAAGGCGATCTGTTTGATCAGGAAAGCAAGATTGCGCGCTCCGGCATCGCTGATTATTTCCAGCATATCGAGATCGTCAGTGAAAAGACGCCTGAGACCTATGCCGCTGTGATGAGGCGATACCACATTGAACCGCCCCGTTTCCTGATGGTTGGCAATTCGCTAAAATCTGATATCCTACCGGTGGTTGCAGTTGGAGGGAATGCCGTGTATATTCCATACCACCTGACCTGGGAACATGAACGTGTGACTGATGAAGGAGTGAACGCCGGCGGATACGTGACGGTATCACGCATCAGTGAACTGCCGGCCTGGCTGGCGCGATTGTCTGCCATTTGA
- a CDS encoding response regulator transcription factor: MPHIHLVDSDSTSLSITAALLERAHYHISSSSGGRDALRAVFGSMPDMVILEAELNDYDGFEVLRRIRRSLDTPVVFYSQRARAEDRIMGLRLGADDYVAKYTPASEFVARVGAVLRRCQQARRPPLERLSCGSWVLDPAGQICVASDRPAVELTPREVHLLSFLMKRSGQVCTTSQIIQHIWGYTTRQSRSIVATSVWRLRAKLERDADQPRHILTVRNIGYTFVP; encoded by the coding sequence ATGCCTCACATTCATCTGGTGGATAGCGACAGCACATCGCTAAGTATCACCGCTGCCCTGCTCGAACGCGCCCACTACCATATCAGTTCTTCGAGCGGTGGGCGCGATGCGTTGCGTGCTGTGTTCGGCAGTATGCCCGATATGGTGATACTCGAGGCAGAACTGAACGATTACGACGGGTTCGAGGTGTTGCGTCGCATCCGGCGCAGCCTGGATACGCCGGTCGTTTTCTACAGTCAGCGCGCGCGCGCCGAAGACCGCATTATGGGGCTGCGCCTGGGCGCCGATGATTATGTCGCCAAATACACCCCTGCGTCCGAATTTGTCGCGCGCGTCGGTGCGGTGCTGCGCCGCTGCCAGCAGGCGCGGCGCCCGCCACTCGAACGGTTAAGCTGCGGCAGTTGGGTTCTCGATCCGGCCGGGCAGATTTGCGTGGCGTCCGACCGTCCGGCGGTCGAACTGACCCCGCGTGAGGTGCATCTGCTGTCGTTCCTCATGAAACGGAGCGGGCAGGTCTGCACAACCAGCCAGATCATTCAGCATATCTGGGGCTATACCACACGCCAGTCGCGCAGCATCGTCGCCACCTCGGTCTGGCGGTTGCGCGCCAAACTCGAACGCGACGCCGATCAACCTCGTCACATCCTGACCGTGCGCAATATCGGGTATACCTTCGTGCCGTGA
- a CDS encoding PstS family phosphate ABC transporter substrate-binding protein, with protein sequence MFSRLYRGTVLSIALLLSACTGAAAPSPTPTPSPAPTAAPSATPQIVSIQPTATPFPESMTRLDLSGEIIIDGSSTVYPITELAMQQFAAVAPRVTIQLGVSGTGGGFKKFCAGITDISNASRPIKPDESDTCRANGIAFVEIPVAFDGISVIINRDNTWAQCMTVDDLKRMWAPESEGSVTTWRQIRSDWPDQPFKLYAPGVDSGTHDYFTAAIVGKEDASRNDYIGSEDDYVLMQRVIEDAQGIAYVGYAYYQEYADKVGVVAVDAGQGCVSPSLTTITEGTYTPLSRPLFIYVRADRLDRPAMLAFVEFYINRAEQLVQDARYIPLPQRAYELVQQRVDRRVTGSIFDKPVPVGVSIDELLMLEGQ encoded by the coding sequence GTGTTCAGCAGGCTTTATCGCGGCACTGTGCTTTCAATTGCCCTGCTTCTCTCGGCGTGCACCGGGGCCGCTGCACCATCTCCCACGCCCACGCCGTCCCCTGCGCCGACTGCCGCACCAAGCGCCACTCCGCAGATCGTCTCTATTCAGCCAACCGCAACGCCTTTTCCTGAGTCGATGACGCGCCTCGATCTGAGTGGCGAGATTATTATCGACGGCTCAAGCACCGTGTACCCGATCACCGAACTTGCGATGCAACAGTTCGCAGCGGTGGCGCCACGGGTGACTATTCAACTCGGAGTCAGCGGCACCGGCGGCGGGTTCAAGAAATTCTGTGCAGGCATTACCGACATCTCGAACGCTTCACGACCGATTAAGCCGGACGAGAGCGACACCTGCCGCGCCAATGGCATCGCGTTCGTCGAAATACCGGTTGCTTTCGATGGCATCTCGGTGATCATCAATCGAGACAACACATGGGCGCAGTGCATGACCGTCGATGATCTGAAACGGATGTGGGCGCCCGAGTCGGAAGGAAGCGTGACCACATGGCGGCAAATACGCTCCGACTGGCCCGATCAACCGTTCAAACTGTACGCGCCAGGGGTTGACTCCGGAACACACGACTACTTCACTGCGGCGATCGTTGGCAAGGAAGATGCCAGTCGCAATGATTATATCGGCAGCGAAGACGATTATGTGCTCATGCAGCGCGTCATCGAAGATGCGCAGGGGATTGCGTATGTCGGATACGCCTACTACCAGGAGTATGCCGACAAAGTCGGCGTAGTAGCCGTCGATGCAGGGCAGGGGTGCGTATCGCCCTCACTCACCACGATCACGGAAGGCACATATACACCACTATCACGTCCATTGTTCATTTATGTGCGCGCTGATCGTCTCGACCGACCGGCGATGCTGGCATTCGTTGAATTCTATATCAACCGCGCAGAACAACTGGTTCAAGATGCGCGCTACATCCCGTTGCCGCAGCGCGCCTATGAACTGGTGCAGCAGCGCGTTGACAGGCGGGTGACAGGTTCAATCTTCGACAAGCCGGTGCCGGTTGGCGTTTCAATCGATGAGTTGCTGATGCTGGAGGGGCAGTGA
- a CDS encoding (Fe-S)-binding protein, giving the protein MIAEHEVTARVPFAGPDIPSDAVINSCVHCGLCLPACPTYRETGLEQFSPRGRIYLMKAVADGRIGMESDVFQEQMSACLNCRACEAVCPSGVLYGQILETSRTQIEQAKADGRLPPHPWPVRLLRFGAFGVLFRRPAMFRLFSRLMWLYQKSGAQWLARRSGVLRALKLDETEALLPPICDRFTVPEGQILPAEGAERFTVALLTGCIMSTAFADVHEATIRVLRKNGCTVFLPPDQGCCGALHAHGGDLNGARDLARRNIAAFEGLGVDAIIVNAAGCGSTLKEYGHLLHDDPQWTERAARFATKVKDVTEFLAALDINTAAMRPLNLTVTYQEPCHLAHAQRISTQPRQLLRAIPGVVLREMQESSLCCGSAGIYNVTQPDMAHRLGERKLNHAEATGAEVIVTANPGCHLQLESGLRRRGSKMQVRHIVEVLAQAYK; this is encoded by the coding sequence ATGATTGCCGAACACGAGGTTACCGCCAGGGTTCCCTTCGCCGGTCCCGATATTCCGAGTGATGCCGTGATCAATTCGTGCGTGCACTGCGGTTTGTGTCTGCCCGCCTGTCCGACGTACCGCGAGACCGGGCTTGAGCAGTTCTCGCCGCGCGGGCGTATCTATCTGATGAAAGCCGTTGCCGATGGACGCATCGGCATGGAAAGCGATGTCTTTCAGGAGCAGATGAGCGCTTGTCTCAACTGCCGCGCCTGTGAAGCCGTTTGTCCTAGCGGTGTGCTGTATGGACAGATTCTGGAGACGTCGCGCACGCAGATCGAGCAGGCGAAGGCTGATGGGCGTCTCCCGCCACACCCGTGGCCGGTGCGTCTTCTGCGCTTCGGTGCGTTTGGCGTCCTCTTTCGCCGTCCAGCGATGTTTCGTCTTTTCTCGCGTCTGATGTGGCTCTACCAGAAGAGTGGTGCGCAGTGGCTGGCACGGCGCAGTGGCGTGCTCCGCGCTCTGAAACTCGATGAGACCGAGGCGCTCTTGCCGCCGATCTGCGACCGGTTCACCGTCCCCGAAGGGCAGATCCTTCCGGCTGAGGGCGCAGAACGTTTCACCGTCGCGTTGCTCACCGGTTGCATCATGTCCACGGCGTTCGCCGATGTCCACGAGGCAACCATTCGCGTGTTGCGCAAGAATGGCTGTACGGTCTTCCTGCCGCCAGATCAGGGGTGCTGTGGCGCGCTCCATGCCCACGGCGGCGACCTGAACGGTGCGCGCGACCTGGCGCGCCGGAATATCGCTGCATTCGAAGGGTTGGGTGTCGATGCGATTATCGTCAATGCCGCCGGGTGCGGCTCGACGCTCAAGGAATATGGGCATCTGCTCCACGATGATCCGCAGTGGACGGAGCGCGCCGCTCGCTTTGCCACAAAAGTAAAGGATGTGACGGAGTTCCTGGCGGCGCTCGACATAAATACCGCTGCGATGCGTCCGCTGAACCTGACAGTGACGTACCAGGAGCCGTGTCATCTGGCGCATGCACAGCGCATCAGCACTCAACCGCGCCAACTGCTGCGCGCTATTCCCGGCGTCGTGCTGCGTGAAATGCAGGAGTCGTCGCTCTGCTGCGGCTCGGCTGGCATTTACAACGTGACGCAACCCGACATGGCGCATCGCCTTGGTGAGCGGAAACTGAACCACGCAGAAGCCACCGGCGCAGAGGTCATTGTCACTGCGAATCCTGGCTGCCACCTGCAACTCGAAAGCGGGCTGCGACGCCGCGGATCGAAGATGCAGGTGCGTCACATCGTCGAAGTGCTGGCGCAAGCGTATAAGTGA
- a CDS encoding phosphohexomutase domain-containing protein, translating into MSRLNLSMFKAYDIRTPASQLTLDLSERLAYAEAFYFREHLNATKVVLCRDARLSGAQYLEQGMRIFRDLGFEVLAMPQVSSACLFYYTCMRHPEAAGIMYGASHNPGGDTGQKIVAPSVQPIADGCGPGGGLQAIRQLYERGARPVSLRGGRLRLVDYLNDYVRDSMQLAGVAPGTLAGLRIVQDFLAGAAGTEMLLAFTIAGAEVEPRNLAPDGYFPAGAPNPVVHASIAPSLELLRQGGFDFGMFFDGDGDRLDIAAPDGRQLSPAFNLVALAPRLRAIFPDISHPNLYVDLKANPLAIMRIAQQGFGVHIIRNGHSQIKQALGKTADQGFIAAVEESSHYYLTLRWDGTLFPTENTLFFALLTARAWREDPSLYCELLDLQHSTFREREWGYHFPNDDLRAAALAAVEAAFVRSGWRAMRRTVDGVDIDATLLRDGLPFVINADTPLTEEWTQVAQRASQSEKGLARWEVTAGTAARRDAAVRLIEETVRRFQAGPRYVG; encoded by the coding sequence GTGTCCCGGCTCAATCTGAGCATGTTCAAAGCCTACGATATTCGCACGCCTGCGTCACAGTTGACCCTCGACCTCTCCGAGCGACTGGCGTATGCCGAGGCATTCTATTTTCGCGAGCACCTGAACGCTACGAAAGTGGTGCTCTGCCGCGACGCGCGGCTCTCTGGCGCTCAGTACCTCGAACAGGGCATGCGCATCTTCCGCGATCTGGGATTCGAGGTACTGGCGATGCCGCAGGTCAGTTCTGCCTGCCTGTTCTACTATACCTGCATGCGCCATCCGGAAGCAGCGGGGATTATGTACGGCGCATCCCACAATCCCGGCGGCGATACCGGGCAAAAGATCGTTGCGCCTAGCGTGCAACCGATCGCGGATGGATGCGGTCCTGGCGGTGGGTTACAGGCTATTCGCCAATTGTACGAGCGCGGGGCGCGTCCTGTGTCGCTGCGCGGCGGCCGATTGCGTCTGGTCGATTATCTCAACGACTATGTGCGCGACTCCATGCAACTGGCGGGAGTCGCTCCTGGCACGCTCGCAGGATTACGGATCGTGCAGGATTTCCTCGCGGGGGCAGCGGGAACAGAGATGCTACTGGCGTTTACCATCGCAGGAGCGGAAGTCGAGCCGCGCAATCTGGCGCCGGATGGTTATTTTCCAGCGGGGGCGCCCAATCCGGTCGTTCATGCGTCGATTGCGCCCTCGCTCGAACTATTGCGCCAGGGCGGGTTCGACTTCGGCATGTTCTTCGATGGCGACGGCGACCGTCTGGATATCGCTGCGCCCGATGGACGGCAACTCAGTCCGGCGTTCAACCTTGTGGCGCTGGCGCCGCGGCTACGCGCAATCTTTCCCGACATCTCGCATCCCAACCTGTATGTCGATCTCAAAGCCAATCCGCTGGCGATTATGCGTATCGCACAGCAGGGATTTGGGGTGCACATCATCCGCAATGGTCACTCGCAGATCAAGCAAGCCCTGGGGAAAACCGCAGACCAAGGCTTCATCGCCGCAGTCGAAGAATCGTCACACTACTACCTGACGCTCCGTTGGGATGGGACGCTCTTTCCAACCGAAAACACCCTTTTCTTTGCGCTGCTGACGGCGCGCGCCTGGCGGGAAGATCCGTCGCTCTACTGCGAACTCCTCGATTTGCAACATTCGACCTTCCGCGAGCGCGAATGGGGCTACCATTTTCCCAATGATGACCTGCGCGCCGCAGCGCTGGCAGCCGTCGAAGCAGCGTTTGTGCGCAGTGGTTGGCGGGCAATGCGCCGCACGGTGGATGGCGTCGATATTGATGCGACATTGCTGCGTGATGGACTGCCCTTCGTCATTAACGCTGATACACCGCTAACGGAGGAATGGACGCAGGTGGCGCAGCGCGCTTCGCAGAGCGAGAAAGGTCTGGCGCGCTGGGAAGTGACGGCCGGCACCGCTGCGCGCCGTGATGCAGCCGTGCGCCTGATCGAGGAGACCGTTCGCCGCTTTCAGGCAGGACCGCGCTATGTCGGATAG
- a CDS encoding sensor histidine kinase encodes MNLSIRTKLLAALGVDLILMLVLGSFALHQMSIMNQKADFVVNQTILSIDLVNAMNDVLLNYRTRQMEYILNAAPADKQRIEKELLDLETRMDGIFRNYSANYQPDATERLIFEQTQQDWQRYVFLTHTQFLPANRNSNTGNVHPSFGRLSPLYGSLQTNMQKIRAQSQARAEAARASVETAYSTSRFVIVSETILTVFVSAVIGLTLSGNIARRIRTLRDATIAVSGGDLSRQVSLRGGDELVLLANNFNLMVASLRQQRMLLEERNAELSASLETQQRLMEDLVQRKQAEEAAHRAQAAAEAASHAKSMFLATMSHELRTPLNAILGYVQLLHLEAQIHGRSEMLPDLERIRSAGKHLLTIISNILDFSKIEQGRMNVEIDTFNVSVIAHEMISIIEPLARNRNNTLTLTCPPDIGMMQSDAGKVRQILFNLLSNAVKFTDNGTVALTIERECCSDGDWVRFSVADTGIGMSPEQLTRLFQPFTQVHQSHSSHAHRGTGLGLALSQQLCRLLGGDISVTSEVGRGSVFTVRLPAVISTAHTADVRLDFAQHIRSATRHDVDHATTAPSPYTTTTLSA; translated from the coding sequence GTGAATCTATCGATCCGCACCAAATTGCTGGCAGCGCTCGGCGTTGACCTGATCCTCATGCTGGTGCTGGGCAGTTTTGCCCTGCACCAGATGAGCATTATGAACCAGAAAGCCGATTTTGTCGTCAACCAGACGATCCTTTCGATTGATCTGGTCAACGCAATGAACGATGTGCTCCTGAATTACCGTACCCGACAGATGGAGTACATCCTCAACGCCGCCCCTGCCGACAAACAGCGCATCGAGAAGGAACTGCTGGACCTCGAAACGCGCATGGACGGCATTTTCCGCAATTACAGCGCCAACTATCAACCGGATGCGACGGAACGCCTGATCTTTGAACAGACGCAGCAGGACTGGCAGCGCTACGTGTTTTTGACACACACCCAGTTTCTGCCGGCGAATCGCAACAGCAACACCGGGAATGTGCATCCATCGTTTGGGCGGTTGTCACCGCTGTATGGCAGCCTGCAAACGAACATGCAGAAGATCAGGGCGCAGAGTCAGGCGCGCGCCGAGGCGGCGCGCGCAAGCGTCGAAACGGCGTATTCCACCTCACGCTTTGTGATTGTGAGCGAAACTATTCTGACCGTATTCGTCTCGGCGGTGATTGGACTGACCCTCTCCGGCAATATTGCCCGCCGCATTCGCACGCTGCGCGATGCAACCATTGCCGTTTCCGGCGGCGATCTGAGCCGGCAGGTGTCGCTGCGCGGCGGCGACGAACTGGTGTTGCTGGCGAACAATTTCAACCTGATGGTCGCCAGCCTGCGGCAGCAACGCATGCTGCTCGAAGAGCGCAATGCCGAACTCTCAGCGAGCCTGGAGACGCAACAACGGTTGATGGAAGACCTGGTGCAGCGCAAACAGGCGGAGGAAGCGGCGCATCGCGCGCAGGCGGCGGCGGAAGCAGCCAGCCACGCGAAGAGCATGTTCCTGGCGACGATGAGCCACGAACTGCGCACGCCGCTGAACGCGATCCTGGGGTATGTTCAGTTATTGCACCTCGAAGCGCAAATCCATGGACGATCCGAGATGCTCCCCGATCTGGAGCGCATCCGTTCGGCGGGCAAGCATCTGCTTACCATCATCAGCAATATTCTCGACTTCTCGAAGATTGAGCAGGGCCGGATGAATGTCGAGATCGACACCTTCAATGTGAGCGTGATTGCGCACGAAATGATCAGCATTATCGAACCGCTGGCGCGCAATCGCAACAACACGCTGACCCTCACCTGCCCCCCAGACATCGGTATGATGCAGTCCGATGCGGGCAAAGTGCGTCAAATTCTCTTCAACCTGTTGAGCAACGCGGTTAAGTTTACCGATAACGGCACGGTGGCGCTGACTATCGAACGTGAATGTTGTTCTGACGGCGATTGGGTGCGCTTCAGCGTCGCTGACACTGGCATTGGCATGTCGCCAGAACAACTGACGCGTCTGTTCCAACCGTTCACACAGGTGCATCAGAGCCACTCGTCGCACGCACATCGCGGCACGGGCCTTGGGCTGGCGCTCAGTCAACAGTTATGTCGCCTGCTCGGCGGCGACATTTCGGTCACCAGCGAGGTCGGCAGAGGATCGGTCTTCACTGTGCGTTTGCCAGCAGTCATCAGCACTGCCCATACCGCCGATGTACGTCTCGATTTTGCGCAACACATACGAAGCGCGACTCGCCACGACGTGGATCATGCCACTACGGCGCCATCACCGTACACAACGACAACGCTCAGCGCGTAG
- a CDS encoding response regulator, whose protein sequence is MATILVADDFLENRDILCRMLELVGHRTVSAANGQEALDLAQTYHPDVILMDLSMPVLDGWEATARLKALDSLRHVPVLAVTGHVTPHEIQRAIEAGCVDYIAKPIDFDLLIGKVTSLLNDGKG, encoded by the coding sequence ATGGCTACCATTCTGGTTGCGGACGATTTTCTCGAGAATCGTGATATTTTGTGCCGAATGCTGGAACTCGTCGGACATCGAACGGTCAGCGCCGCCAATGGACAAGAGGCTCTCGATCTGGCGCAGACATATCATCCCGATGTTATTCTGATGGATCTCTCAATGCCGGTGCTGGACGGATGGGAAGCAACAGCCCGGCTCAAGGCGCTCGACAGTTTACGCCACGTGCCGGTGCTTGCCGTCACGGGCCACGTGACGCCGCACGAGATTCAGCGTGCTATCGAAGCGGGGTGCGTCGATTACATTGCGAAGCCGATCGACTTCGATCTCCTGATCGGGAAAGTGACGTCGTTACTGAACGACGGAAAGGGTTGA
- a CDS encoding monovalent cation:proton antiporter family protein: protein MQTLIYFIGFALICLASHRIGALFSWLRLPYITGYLFTGVLVGSFGLEFIPTSASESLRFIDQIALAVIAFVAGSELFYKELISRLRSILWTVALIIVAAFVLLGGAIYLLVDVIPFTQSLPPTEKIVVALLGATILLALSPPSTIAVIKEVRARGPATRLILGVTICMDVAIIVIFAINSSLAQALITNTGVSLTFLGVLLLDLALAVGLGAAIWRLLVVLLDQRLPRLVKIAGVVLIGYSVYVLAGVLKMYDIGGVKIAIEPLLTTMIGGFLITNFSRHRDEFAGLLHDIGPPIYVAFFTLTGLALKLDILLTALIFAAILFIVRGAGIFVGSSSGAAIAGEPTRIRRLAWLGLITQAGIALGLAREVSVTLPSLGDAFATLIIAVIVLNEIFGPLMLRAGLQRLGETNLPEPGIRDRVRDVLILGVELQSIALARQLSRQGWRVRVADTDADHVRRLATEDVDERHIDAIDETNLAGLLDRSTDALVALLENDEDNLRACQIAMEKFGVPRLIVRLRRQDLREQFRELGALIVDPGTAMVNLLEQAVRAPQSISLLLHTDETNDVVQMTVTNPEINGRLVRDLRLPNDVLLLEINRDGQTILPHGYTQLRYGDEVTVVGKAESLREVAIRLGY, encoded by the coding sequence TTGCAGACCCTGATCTACTTTATCGGATTCGCGCTCATCTGCCTCGCATCACACCGCATCGGCGCATTGTTTTCCTGGCTGCGCCTTCCCTACATCACCGGCTATCTCTTCACCGGCGTCCTTGTGGGATCGTTCGGGTTGGAGTTCATCCCGACCAGCGCCAGCGAGAGTCTACGATTCATTGATCAGATTGCGCTGGCAGTCATCGCGTTCGTTGCCGGCAGCGAACTCTTCTACAAGGAGTTGATCAGCCGATTGCGCTCCATTCTCTGGACGGTCGCCTTGATCATCGTCGCGGCATTCGTTTTGCTGGGCGGCGCTATCTACCTGCTGGTCGACGTCATCCCCTTTACGCAAAGCTTGCCGCCAACCGAGAAGATCGTCGTTGCGCTTCTGGGAGCGACGATCCTGTTGGCGCTTTCGCCCCCTTCGACCATTGCGGTCATCAAGGAAGTGCGCGCCCGTGGACCGGCGACCCGTCTGATTCTGGGTGTGACCATTTGCATGGATGTCGCCATCATCGTCATTTTTGCCATCAACAGTTCACTGGCGCAGGCGCTGATCACCAACACCGGTGTCAGTCTGACGTTTCTCGGTGTTTTGCTCCTCGATCTGGCGCTGGCGGTCGGGTTGGGCGCAGCGATCTGGCGCTTGTTAGTAGTGTTGCTCGATCAGCGTCTTCCGCGCCTGGTCAAAATTGCGGGTGTCGTGCTGATCGGGTATAGCGTCTATGTGCTGGCAGGAGTCCTCAAAATGTATGACATCGGCGGCGTTAAGATCGCCATCGAGCCACTCCTGACGACCATGATCGGCGGTTTTCTGATCACCAACTTCTCGCGCCATCGCGATGAGTTCGCCGGGCTGCTGCACGACATTGGACCGCCGATATATGTTGCATTTTTCACCCTCACCGGTCTCGCGCTCAAACTTGACATTCTGTTGACGGCATTGATCTTCGCTGCAATTCTGTTTATCGTGCGCGGGGCGGGAATATTCGTCGGCAGCAGCAGTGGTGCGGCGATCGCCGGTGAGCCGACCAGGATTCGGCGTCTGGCGTGGCTCGGTCTGATTACGCAGGCCGGAATTGCGCTTGGTCTTGCCCGCGAAGTATCGGTCACGCTTCCATCTCTGGGCGACGCATTTGCCACGCTGATCATTGCAGTGATTGTGCTCAATGAAATCTTCGGACCGCTTATGTTGCGCGCCGGATTGCAACGTTTGGGTGAAACGAATCTGCCCGAACCGGGCATCCGAGACCGGGTGCGCGATGTGCTGATTCTAGGAGTGGAGTTGCAGTCCATCGCACTGGCACGCCAGTTGAGTCGGCAGGGTTGGCGAGTGCGAGTAGCGGATACCGATGCCGATCACGTGCGCCGCCTGGCGACCGAGGATGTCGATGAGCGGCATATTGACGCGATTGACGAAACGAACCTCGCCGGTCTGCTGGATCGATCAACCGACGCGCTGGTCGCGTTGCTCGAAAACGACGAAGACAATCTGCGCGCCTGCCAGATAGCGATGGAGAAGTTCGGCGTTCCGCGCCTGATTGTGCGTCTGCGCCGTCAGGACCTGCGTGAGCAATTTCGTGAACTGGGAGCGCTGATCGTCGATCCGGGCACGGCAATGGTCAATCTGCTGGAGCAAGCGGTGCGCGCGCCACAGTCGATCTCGCTGCTGCTTCACACCGATGAGACCAACGACGTCGTGCAGATGACGGTGACCAACCCTGAGATCAATGGGCGCCTGGTGCGCGATCTTCGCCTGCCCAACGATGTGCTCCTGCTCGAAATCAATCGCGATGGGCAGACCATCCTGCCCCACGGCTATACACAACTCCGTTATGGCGATGAAGTGACGGTAGTCGGGAAGGCGGAGAGTTTGCGCGAGGTAGCGATACGGTTAGGATATTGA
- a CDS encoding sodium:calcium antiporter has protein sequence MLVTWLLFIACAAVILVAGTQLSRYGDVIADMTGLGRTWIGVVLLASVTSLPELITGFSSVAIYRVPDIAMGDIAGSCMFNLLIIAILDALHGPAPISGRVHEGQVLSASFGLILLGLVGLSIALGEMLPAIGWVSVSSALFLAIYLLAMRTIFTYEQRRIVAEFVAEMATETEARHPSPARVYGLFTLNAVLIVGAALYLPGLAETLAETTGLGQTFFGTIFVALSTSLPEVVVSIAALRIGAIDMAVGNIFGSNLFNIGILALDDLFYTPGPLLAAIEPSHIIAVLAAMIMTAIAIVGLTYRSDSKRLFIAWDALGIAVVYALANAALYLQSGMR, from the coding sequence ATGCTGGTGACATGGCTGCTCTTTATTGCATGCGCCGCCGTGATCCTGGTTGCCGGCACACAACTCTCGCGCTATGGCGATGTGATCGCCGATATGACCGGTCTGGGGCGCACGTGGATCGGCGTGGTGCTGCTGGCGTCAGTCACATCGCTGCCGGAATTGATCACCGGGTTCAGTTCGGTTGCCATCTATCGTGTTCCAGACATTGCCATGGGCGATATTGCCGGCAGTTGTATGTTCAACCTGCTGATCATCGCCATACTCGATGCGCTGCACGGTCCCGCGCCGATCTCGGGGCGGGTGCACGAGGGGCAGGTGTTGTCGGCATCTTTTGGCTTGATCCTGCTCGGACTGGTCGGTTTGAGCATTGCGCTGGGAGAAATGCTGCCTGCCATCGGGTGGGTGAGTGTGTCGAGCGCGCTCTTCCTTGCCATTTATCTGCTGGCAATGCGCACGATCTTCACGTATGAACAGCGGCGCATTGTGGCGGAATTCGTCGCCGAGATGGCGACGGAGACCGAGGCGCGCCATCCGTCACCTGCGCGCGTGTATGGTTTATTTACGCTCAATGCCGTGCTGATCGTCGGCGCGGCGCTCTATCTGCCGGGGCTGGCCGAAACCCTGGCAGAGACGACGGGACTGGGTCAGACGTTCTTCGGGACAATCTTTGTCGCGCTCTCGACATCGCTGCCCGAAGTGGTCGTCTCGATTGCGGCGCTACGGATCGGTGCAATCGATATGGCAGTCGGCAATATTTTCGGCAGCAACCTGTTCAATATCGGCATTCTGGCGCTCGATGATCTGTTCTACACGCCGGGTCCGCTGCTGGCGGCGATTGAGCCGTCGCATATCATTGCCGTGCTGGCGGCAATGATCATGACCGCGATTGCGATTGTGGGTCTGACCTACCGCAGTGACAGCAAGCGCCTGTTCATCGCCTGGGACGCCCTGGGGATCGCCGTGGTCTATGCGCTGGCGAATGCGGCGCTGTACCTGCAAAGCGGTATGCGATGA